Proteins encoded in a region of the Wolbachia endosymbiont (group A) of Anomoia purmunda genome:
- the secD gene encoding protein translocase subunit SecD yields MYNRLIVKSFSVLCICLFALYITLPNFFDNKLFISKKRINLGLDLKGGASLLLNIDLDFYFKEKLSMLAAEIKETLLTKNIESNVQNSVIILNNIDDYKKASVLINVINPNLELNRRNSSILISYKPHYKNSLISEVAAESINNVQRRLDKLGTKEVSVQKQGQNKILVQVPGVEDTKQIKSLLGKTAKLAFHLANTNIAKVQDIDHETTVMLKDSLGNSYPIFRKTEIGGDSLVNASVRFGHLGKPTVHFKFDSIASKRFAKITKENVGKPFAIVLDNTVLTVPTIREPILNGEGEISGNFTEKQASELAILLKSGALPAPLKIIEEKNIGPSLGEESIKAGEMAATISIIAVALFIIITYGKLGVLASVALFSNVILILSILTLLEATLTLPGIAGIALTVGMAVDANVLIFERIREEIKSGKRVERAIEEGFKNAIKTILDSNITTLIAAGIMFIIGSGAIRGFSVTLSIGILCSMFSAITVTKLLIELCMNPKELVLC; encoded by the coding sequence ATGTACAACAGACTTATAGTCAAATCTTTTTCAGTATTATGCATCTGTTTATTTGCTTTATACATAACACTGCCAAATTTCTTTGATAATAAGCTTTTTATTTCGAAAAAAAGAATAAACTTAGGCCTTGACCTGAAAGGAGGGGCATCTTTGCTTTTAAACATAGACTTAGACTTCTATTTTAAGGAAAAGCTAAGCATGCTAGCAGCTGAGATAAAAGAGACATTGCTAACAAAAAATATTGAATCTAACGTACAAAATAGCGTTATAATTTTAAATAATATTGATGATTATAAAAAAGCATCTGTGTTGATTAATGTAATAAATCCAAATTTAGAGCTAAATAGAAGAAATTCTTCAATTCTCATTTCGTATAAACCCCATTATAAAAATTCTTTGATCAGTGAAGTAGCTGCAGAATCAATAAACAATGTCCAGCGCCGTTTGGACAAACTTGGCACAAAGGAAGTCAGCGTTCAAAAACAAGGGCAGAATAAAATATTAGTGCAGGTGCCTGGAGTAGAAGACACCAAGCAGATAAAATCTCTGCTTGGCAAAACTGCTAAACTAGCTTTTCATTTGGCAAACACTAACATAGCCAAGGTGCAGGATATAGATCATGAAACCACTGTCATGCTCAAGGATTCTTTAGGTAATTCTTATCCAATATTCCGCAAAACTGAAATAGGTGGTGATTCGTTGGTTAACGCATCAGTTAGATTTGGTCACTTAGGTAAACCAACAGTGCATTTTAAATTTGACAGCATAGCGAGTAAAAGATTCGCAAAAATCACTAAAGAAAATGTGGGAAAACCTTTTGCAATTGTTCTGGATAACACAGTCTTAACAGTACCTACAATACGTGAGCCAATTTTAAATGGAGAGGGAGAAATTAGCGGTAATTTCACTGAAAAACAAGCAAGCGAACTTGCAATACTTTTAAAATCTGGAGCACTGCCAGCACCACTTAAAATAATTGAAGAAAAAAACATTGGCCCAAGTCTTGGAGAAGAATCAATAAAGGCAGGGGAAATGGCAGCAACTATCTCTATTATAGCCGTGGCTTTATTTATAATCATCACTTACGGCAAATTAGGTGTATTGGCCTCTGTTGCGCTTTTTTCTAATGTAATTCTTATATTATCAATTCTCACTCTGCTTGAAGCAACTCTAACTTTACCTGGAATTGCCGGTATTGCGCTTACTGTCGGTATGGCGGTGGATGCAAATGTTTTAATATTTGAGCGAATTCGTGAGGAAATCAAATCTGGCAAGAGAGTGGAACGTGCTATTGAAGAAGGGTTTAAAAACGCCATAAAGACAATACTGGATTCAAATATCACTACATTAATTGCTGCAGGAATAATGTTTATTATTGGCAGTGGAGCAATTAGAGGCTTTTCTGTCACTCTATCAATAGGAATTTTATGTTCGATGTTTTCTGCAATCACAGTCACAAAACTCCTGATAGAGTTGTGTATGAACCCGAAGGAACTAGTGCTTTGTTAG
- the hemC gene encoding hydroxymethylbilane synthase has translation MLVKIGIRGSKLAVAQALEAKQKLLDSFPNLSIEIVKIETSGDKYANANLAEIGGKGLFIKEIETELLENNIDMAVHSLKDMPAFFSGGLTIPCVLERLSSCDAFISHKHNSLESLPQQATIATSSIRRKVQLLNVRPDLNIISLRGNVTTRLQNQSFDGIILAEAGLIRLEKHHLITEVLPPKVMLSAVGQGAICIQCRRNDVKIIDLLEKINNNMSFIRVKSERSFMKTVNGSCFTPLAALAEYVSENMLHLRCMLANEKDIYFTERTSFIEDAEEMGMDAGLELKSKCL, from the coding sequence ATGCTAGTCAAAATAGGTATCAGAGGAAGCAAGCTTGCAGTTGCCCAGGCTTTGGAAGCAAAACAAAAGTTGCTGGATTCTTTTCCTAACTTATCTATTGAAATTGTTAAAATAGAAACTTCTGGAGATAAGTATGCAAACGCAAATCTTGCTGAAATAGGAGGCAAAGGATTATTCATTAAAGAAATTGAGACTGAATTGCTCGAAAATAATATAGACATGGCAGTTCATTCGCTAAAGGATATGCCTGCGTTTTTCTCAGGGGGTTTAACAATTCCTTGTGTTTTAGAAAGGCTAAGTTCATGCGATGCGTTTATTTCTCATAAACACAATAGCCTTGAGTCTTTGCCACAGCAGGCTACTATTGCCACTTCTTCAATAAGAAGAAAAGTTCAGTTGTTAAATGTTAGACCAGATCTAAATATAATATCGCTACGTGGAAATGTAACAACCAGATTGCAAAATCAAAGTTTTGATGGAATAATTCTAGCTGAAGCAGGACTCATAAGATTAGAAAAACATCACTTGATTACAGAGGTATTGCCACCAAAAGTTATGTTAAGTGCAGTGGGGCAGGGGGCGATTTGTATTCAATGTAGAAGGAATGATGTAAAAATTATCGATCTTTTAGAGAAAATTAATAATAATATGTCTTTTATAAGAGTGAAATCAGAGCGCAGTTTTATGAAAACAGTGAATGGTTCGTGTTTCACACCACTTGCAGCTTTGGCTGAATATGTGAGCGAAAATATGCTACATCTTCGTTGTATGTTAGCAAATGAAAAAGATATATACTTTACTGAGCGCACTTCATTTATAGAAGATGCAGAAGAAATGGGTATGGATGCAGGATTAGAGTTGAAATCAAAATGCTTATAA
- the murB gene encoding UDP-N-acetylmuramate dehydrogenase, which translates to MLISLPKVRGIYRYDVLMSKATWLNVGGRADVLFKPCDIEDLTYLIKNTELPISVIGATSNIIVRDSGIRGITVKLGKEFAYIKSKGNNSIVAGGAALLRNLAYFAGEQQISRLEFLVGIPGTVGGGIEMNAGAYGSDIASVVQSIKAVNLEDGNLYEFSSEEMGYFYRGHSLKGNWIFVEAEFKGVNSEYELILQRLKEIVERKNKSQPIRGKTAGSIFKNPKNYRAWELIDKSGCLGLNIGGARISKKHCNFLLNYDNATASDLENLGNRVKDAVKDKFNVELEWEIRVLGSY; encoded by the coding sequence ATGCTTATAAGCTTACCTAAAGTACGTGGAATCTATCGTTATGACGTCTTAATGTCTAAAGCGACGTGGTTAAACGTCGGTGGACGAGCTGATGTGTTATTTAAACCATGTGATATTGAAGATTTAACATACTTGATTAAAAATACTGAACTGCCAATTAGCGTTATTGGTGCAACATCCAACATAATAGTACGAGATAGTGGCATTCGAGGAATAACAGTAAAATTAGGTAAGGAGTTTGCATATATTAAAAGTAAGGGTAACAACTCTATTGTTGCAGGTGGTGCTGCGCTGCTCAGGAACCTTGCTTACTTTGCAGGAGAGCAACAAATTAGTAGACTCGAGTTTCTAGTTGGAATTCCAGGAACAGTTGGTGGCGGAATAGAAATGAATGCAGGTGCGTATGGTAGTGACATCGCAAGCGTTGTACAATCCATAAAAGCAGTGAATCTAGAGGATGGAAACCTATATGAGTTCTCCAGCGAAGAAATGGGGTATTTTTACCGTGGACATAGCCTAAAAGGAAATTGGATTTTTGTTGAAGCTGAGTTTAAAGGAGTAAACTCAGAGTATGAGCTTATATTGCAAAGGTTAAAGGAAATTGTTGAGAGAAAAAATAAAAGCCAGCCAATAAGAGGAAAAACTGCTGGGTCCATATTCAAAAATCCAAAAAACTACCGAGCATGGGAGTTAATTGATAAATCTGGCTGCCTAGGGTTAAATATTGGTGGAGCTAGAATCTCTAAGAAACATTGTAACTTCTTGCTCAATTACGATAATGCAACTGCATCTGACTTGGAAAACCTTGGCAACAGAGTAAAAGATGCAGTAAAGGATAAATTTAATGTTGAACTTGAGTGGGAAATAAGGGTTTTGGGTAGCTATTAG
- a CDS encoding Rpn family recombination-promoting nuclease/putative transposase — MALSKFLDPKLDLTFKKIFGTEKNKNILIHFLNDILGFTEINTIQEVEFLSTIMDPEIASDKQSIVDVLCRDSSGARYVIEMQLTRDKGFEKRAQLYAAKAYSRQADKSGKYIDLKKVFFIAISNCNLFPDKLDYISSHTIRDEKTNEHDLKDFQFVFIELPKFPKNKEEQLESIVDRWLFFFKYADETTEEDLRKIAEKAPIIKLAYDELDRFSWNEKDLVAYEERIMDLRKEEAILEYRLDLATEKGIQIGEERGIKIGEEEGKIEGKIEVAKAMLANNVDVNTIVKFTGLSISEIEELSVNGY; from the coding sequence ATGGCTTTATCTAAGTTTCTCGACCCTAAGCTGGATTTAACCTTCAAAAAAATATTTGGCACTGAAAAAAATAAGAATATTCTCATACATTTTTTGAATGATATTTTAGGATTTACCGAGATAAATACCATACAAGAAGTGGAATTCCTCAGTACTATAATGGATCCTGAAATTGCATCTGATAAGCAAAGTATAGTTGATGTTCTTTGCAGGGATTCTAGTGGGGCCAGGTATGTGATTGAAATGCAGCTTACTCGCGATAAAGGCTTCGAAAAACGAGCTCAACTATATGCTGCTAAGGCTTACTCAAGGCAAGCTGATAAATCTGGTAAGTACATTGATTTAAAGAAGGTTTTCTTTATTGCTATCTCTAATTGTAATTTATTTCCTGATAAGCTTGATTATATATCCAGCCACACTATAAGAGATGAGAAAACCAATGAGCATGACTTAAAAGATTTTCAATTTGTATTTATTGAACTACCTAAATTTCCTAAGAATAAGGAAGAACAGCTAGAAAGCATAGTGGATCGTTGGTTATTTTTCTTCAAATATGCAGATGAAACTACGGAAGAAGACTTAAGGAAAATAGCAGAAAAAGCACCAATAATAAAGTTAGCCTACGATGAATTAGACAGGTTTAGCTGGAATGAAAAAGATTTAGTAGCTTACGAAGAAAGAATAATGGATCTACGTAAGGAAGAAGCCATTCTTGAATACAGACTTGACCTTGCTACTGAAAAAGGCATCCAAATTGGTGAAGAAAGAGGCATCAAAATTGGTGAAGAGGAAGGCAAAATTGAAGGAAAAATCGAAGTCGCAAAAGCAATGCTGGCTAACAATGTTGATGTCAACACTATTGTCAAGTTTACTGGCCTTTCTATTAGTGAGATTGAAGAATTAAGTGTGAACGGTTACTAA
- the glmS gene encoding glutamine--fructose-6-phosphate transaminase (isomerizing), with amino-acid sequence MCGIFGVVSSGDSVIPTLLTGLQKLEYRGYDSSGIAIINNEGEIEVKKSEGKVERLCEVVDDSKMSHSTVGIAHTRWATHGVPGLKNAHPIRTNNVVVAHNGIIENYNLLKKGLEERGMSFHTDTDTEIIPNMLTLYLDEGLSPVDSLFKCLNNLHGSFALVLLFAEYPDALFVAKRNLPLAIGYNCNTVFAASDSNALSAFVEKISHLEDDDIAVIKSSGVSIYNNGTQVKRSIENSSPSDFLISKNGYPSFMLKEIFEQPRALNKTINQFYKQYKEVIFANKKLFSELSYITIVGCGSSYFAGLIAKYWLESVAQVRVYLEISSEFRYSNVKLEEGSIGLFISQSGETADTIEALRYAKSQKQIIISITNTFSSSIEKISDIVLHTLAGQEIGVASTKTFSAQLATLACFAVELGKIKGILSGERIKQLSSAINSIPEYVEHVLNVMKIQHISGSILEHNNVILIGRGSSYGVAMEGALKIKELSYINTTGIAAGEMKHGSIALIDSTVLVIAIIPYDDLFFKTLSNIQEIIARKGKVIAFSDKQGAPFLRGVCADVVQLPDTDNFISPIIYSVAMQFLAYFTAAKKGLDADCPRNLAKSVTVE; translated from the coding sequence GTGTGCGGAATATTTGGTGTAGTAAGTAGCGGTGATTCAGTAATACCAACTTTACTAACTGGGTTGCAAAAATTGGAATATAGGGGATATGATTCCTCAGGTATAGCAATCATAAATAACGAAGGCGAGATAGAAGTCAAAAAATCAGAAGGTAAAGTCGAAAGGTTATGTGAAGTTGTTGATGACAGCAAGATGTCTCACAGTACAGTTGGTATAGCACATACTCGCTGGGCTACACATGGAGTCCCAGGCCTTAAAAATGCTCACCCTATTCGTACAAATAATGTTGTTGTTGCTCATAACGGCATAATTGAGAATTACAATCTGCTAAAAAAGGGCCTAGAAGAAAGGGGAATGTCATTCCATACTGACACTGACACAGAGATCATACCAAACATGTTGACCTTATATCTTGATGAAGGATTGTCGCCAGTTGATTCTCTATTTAAGTGTTTAAACAACTTACATGGCTCATTTGCCTTGGTCTTATTATTTGCAGAATATCCAGACGCCTTATTTGTTGCGAAGAGAAATTTGCCTTTAGCAATAGGCTATAACTGTAACACAGTGTTTGCTGCATCTGACTCTAATGCTTTAAGCGCATTTGTGGAAAAAATATCGCATTTGGAAGATGATGACATTGCAGTAATAAAATCTAGTGGAGTTAGTATATACAACAATGGTACACAAGTTAAACGCAGTATAGAAAATAGTAGTCCGAGTGATTTTCTAATTAGCAAAAATGGTTACCCTAGCTTCATGTTAAAAGAGATTTTTGAGCAACCGCGTGCATTAAACAAGACAATAAATCAATTTTACAAGCAATATAAAGAGGTAATATTTGCTAATAAAAAATTGTTTTCTGAGCTGAGTTACATCACTATAGTTGGATGCGGGTCATCTTATTTTGCTGGGCTAATAGCAAAGTATTGGCTGGAAAGTGTCGCTCAAGTTCGAGTATATCTAGAAATCTCATCAGAATTTAGGTATAGCAACGTCAAGCTGGAAGAAGGCAGCATTGGGTTATTCATCTCTCAATCTGGCGAAACTGCAGATACCATAGAAGCGCTACGTTATGCGAAATCACAGAAGCAAATAATCATAAGTATAACTAATACATTTAGCAGCAGCATTGAAAAGATCTCAGATATTGTGTTACATACTCTTGCTGGGCAAGAAATTGGTGTTGCTTCAACAAAAACCTTTTCTGCGCAACTTGCAACTTTAGCATGCTTTGCTGTGGAGCTTGGAAAAATAAAAGGTATACTAAGTGGAGAGAGAATAAAACAGCTAAGCAGTGCTATCAATTCTATTCCCGAGTATGTTGAGCACGTTTTGAATGTGATGAAAATACAACATATATCGGGCAGTATATTAGAACACAATAACGTTATTTTAATCGGCAGAGGAAGTTCATACGGAGTTGCAATGGAAGGCGCATTGAAGATAAAAGAGCTTTCATACATCAATACAACTGGTATTGCAGCGGGAGAAATGAAGCATGGTTCTATTGCTTTAATAGACTCTACTGTGCTTGTTATAGCAATTATCCCTTATGATGATTTATTCTTTAAAACGCTATCTAATATACAAGAGATTATTGCAAGAAAAGGCAAAGTAATTGCCTTCAGTGATAAGCAAGGAGCACCATTCCTAAGGGGAGTTTGCGCAGATGTTGTGCAACTTCCAGACACTGATAATTTTATCTCTCCAATCATCTACAGTGTTGCTATGCAATTCCTTGCTTACTTTACTGCAGCAAAAAAAGGGTTAGATGCAGATTGTCCAAGAAATTTAGCTAAGTCTGTCACGGTTGAGTAG
- the yajC gene encoding preprotein translocase subunit YajC: MFISEVFAADATSNTSSIGASFTSFIPLILIFVVFYFLIMRPQQKKLKEHRKIIDQIKRGDTVITSGGIIGEVNKVDEANAQFIIEIAPKVEVKVLKSAISEVLNKETQKVAAKPIEKGKIEKNDRKNKNQPEESIKGKDDKGKNAS; encoded by the coding sequence ATGTTCATTTCTGAAGTTTTTGCAGCAGATGCAACTAGCAATACATCGAGTATCGGTGCATCTTTTACTAGTTTTATTCCATTGATTTTAATATTTGTGGTATTTTATTTTCTCATTATGCGCCCACAACAAAAAAAACTAAAAGAACATAGAAAGATTATAGATCAAATAAAGCGTGGTGATACAGTCATTACTTCTGGTGGAATAATAGGTGAAGTTAATAAAGTTGATGAGGCAAATGCACAATTTATAATAGAAATAGCACCAAAAGTTGAGGTGAAAGTCCTAAAGTCCGCTATATCTGAAGTTTTAAACAAAGAAACTCAAAAAGTGGCAGCTAAACCAATTGAAAAAGGCAAAATCGAAAAAAATGATAGAAAAAATAAAAATCAACCAGAGGAAAGTATAAAGGGAAAAGACGATAAAGGTAAAAATGCCTCATAA
- the rpsB gene encoding 30S ribosomal protein S2: MTNLPKVTVRDLAESGVHFGHKISRWNAKMAPYIYGVHQENRIHIIDLRKTLPLLQVAMKALYDVAFQGGRILFVGTKFQAFDIIASEAIRCGQYYVNHRWLGGMLTNWGTVSSSIKTLMQYEKILNDEDSILTKKELGNIEKKKQKLDKALGGIREMGAIPDILFIIDTNKEHIAVKEAKKLGIPIVAILDTNSDPDGITYLIPGNDDSRKSIELYCKLATDSILAGIESSLAKSGVKIDDIRGDEFIQEKEDGIVQTKRRRSKVYKEEEREVVTNEDESR; encoded by the coding sequence ATGACAAATTTGCCTAAAGTCACTGTGCGTGATTTAGCTGAATCTGGTGTACATTTTGGTCACAAAATTAGTCGCTGGAACGCAAAAATGGCTCCATACATATATGGAGTGCATCAAGAAAATCGTATACATATAATTGATTTGCGAAAAACATTACCATTGCTACAGGTGGCCATGAAGGCTTTATATGACGTTGCATTTCAAGGTGGTCGCATTCTATTTGTTGGTACAAAGTTTCAAGCTTTTGATATTATTGCAAGTGAAGCGATTCGTTGTGGTCAATATTATGTGAATCATCGTTGGCTTGGTGGTATGCTTACTAATTGGGGCACTGTTTCTTCTTCGATAAAAACCTTGATGCAATATGAGAAAATATTAAATGACGAGGATAGCATTTTAACAAAGAAAGAATTGGGAAACATTGAAAAGAAAAAGCAAAAGCTTGATAAGGCGCTTGGCGGTATTAGAGAAATGGGAGCAATTCCTGATATCTTATTCATCATTGATACTAATAAAGAGCATATAGCGGTTAAGGAAGCTAAGAAGTTAGGAATTCCAATAGTTGCAATACTTGATACTAATTCTGATCCAGATGGTATTACTTATCTCATACCTGGAAATGATGACTCAAGAAAATCAATAGAGCTCTATTGTAAATTAGCTACCGACTCTATATTAGCTGGAATAGAGTCTAGTCTAGCAAAATCTGGAGTTAAGATTGATGATATAAGGGGTGATGAGTTTATTCAAGAAAAAGAAGACGGTATTGTGCAAACTAAAAGGAGACGTAGTAAAGTTTACAAAGAAGAAGAAAGGGAGGTAGTAACAAATGAAGATGAATCCAGATGA